One Acidobacteriota bacterium genomic window, GGATCACCAACGCCTACGAGGCCTCCGTCTATCTCCTTTTCGCCAACGCCAACCCGGCGGCGGGCTATCGCGGCATCACCGCCTTTCTGATTGACCGCGACACGCCGGGCTTCCAGGTCGGGCGCAAGGAAGACAAGCTCGGCATTCGCGCCAGCAGCACGTGTGAACTGTTGCTGGATGACTGCCGCGTGCCCAAAGAAAATGTGATCAGCGAAGTTGGACAGGGCTACAAAGTCGCCATTGAGACGTTGAACGAAGGCCGCATCGGCATCGGCGCGCAGATGATTGGTCTGGCGCGTGGCGCGCTGGATCATGCGCTTGCCTACACCAAGGAGCGCAAGCAGTTCGGCAAGGCCATCGCGGAGTTTCAAGGCGTGCAGTTTCAACTGGCGGAGGTCGCCACCAGGATCGAAGCCGCGCGCCTGCTGGTCTATAACGCCGCGCGGCTGCGCGAAGCCGGCAAGCCGTTCCTGAAGGAGTCGGCGATGGCCAAGTATTATTCGTCGGAGGTGGCCGAGCGCGCGTCGTCGCTGGCCGTCGAGTTGTTCGGCGGCTATGGCTTCACGCGCGACTATCCGGTTGAGAAACTTTATCGCGATGCCAAGATCGGGAAGATTTACGAAGGCACTTCCAACCTGCAACTGCAAACCATCGCGCGGGCGATTCTTGGCACTCGTTGAGCATCCGGCGTAAATGCAACGCCTAAATTACCGGAACCTGTTGGAGGCCGTCATTGGAAACCGCGCTGACTCCCTTGGAATTTGCCCGCCGGGCCCGCCGCCTTTATCCCCATCGCGAGGCGGTGGTGGACAACGATCTGCGCCTAACTTACGCGCAATTTTTTGAGCGCTGCGACCGTTGGTCGGCTGCTCTGCAGCGCATGGGCGTGCGGCAGGGCGATCGCGTCGCTTACATCGCGCCGAACACCCATGCGCAACTCGAGTCCTTTTACGCCGTGTTGCAGATCGGCGCCATTCTCGTTCCCCTGAATTACCGCCTGACGCCCGATGATTTCGCCTACCTGATTCAGCACAGCGGCGCTCGAGTGGTTTGCGCGCACTCCGATTATCTGGATGCCGTCGCTGGCATTCGCGCGCAGATACCTGAGGTGCGGAACTTTGTCGCTTTGGAGGGAAC contains:
- a CDS encoding acyl-CoA dehydrogenase, with product MNDIDQHLEYRPAPLTQLTEDELLLQASVRKFARERISPLVKQMDEEAAFRRELLDEFFQLGWMGIEIPERYGGAGCSFMSCVVAIEELAAVDPSAAVIVDVQNTLVNNALLRWGNEEQKRRYLPKMAAKFVGAYALSEASSGSDAFAMATTAVEQGDHYILQGRKLWITNAYEASVYLLFANANPAAGYRGITAFLIDRDTPGFQVGRKEDKLGIRASSTCELLLDDCRVPKENVISEVGQGYKVAIETLNEGRIGIGAQMIGLARGALDHALAYTKERKQFGKAIAEFQGVQFQLAEVATRIEAARLLVYNAARLREAGKPFLKESAMAKYYSSEVAERASSLAVELFGGYGFTRDYPVEKLYRDAKIGKIYEGTSNLQLQTIARAILGTR